The sequence below is a genomic window from Flavobacterium sediminilitoris.
TTCACCTATTGGTTTTGTCGTAAAAAAAGGTTCAAATATCTTAGGTTTAATTTCTTCATCTATTCCAGAACCTTGATCTTTAATTTCAATTATAAAGTTTTCTTTTTTAGAGTTAACCAATATGTCAATTTTACTTTCAAATGGAGATACATAGATTGCATTCATAATAATATTGAAAAGTACTTGTGTTAATTGAATTTCGTCTATTTGTGCTTTTATATTATGATCTTTAAAAGTTACATTGCAAGTAATATTCGCTTTTTTGAAGTTTGGCCCTAATAATGTGACTGCTTGAAGAATAATAGGTTTTATTAATAAAATCTCTTTATTTTGAGGCATTTCACAAGAGAAAAACATTAATTTTTTTACAATTTCCCTAGAGTAAATAGCAGCATTAATAATTTTTGAAATATCCTTATCTATAGATTTTACTTTGTTTTCTTTTTTGATAAGTTCAGCAAAACCAAGAATATTTCCTAAAGGAGTGTTTAGTTCATGTGCAATTCCTGCGGTTATTTCTCCTAAAATTGAAAGTCTGTCGTTTCTTTCTGCCGATTGTTTTAGCTTTTCTTCTTTTTCTTTACGCTCTTTGTTTTCTAAAAACTGACTTGTTTCTACACTTATTTTTTCAAGTAGTTTGTATTCTTCTTCCAAAAAATCATCTATAGATAATTTAGGAGAAGGATAATGGATTTTTATAAAACCAACTTCATTGTTTTCTATAAAGGTTTTATGATCAATATATACAGTTTTTTGAGGTAGAACATTCGTAAGTATTTTCAAATCTTTAAACACAATCTCTACTATGGCATCGTCAGAATATTTTAAAGCTTTTTCTAAATTTTGACCAATGTTAGTCAAAACCTCTTCAATTGTTATATTCTTTTGATTAATTATATGAGTTGTTTCGTATAAACAAACTAATTCTTTGATTCTTTCCTTTAGTCTTTCTTTAGTTGATAATGATGGCATAAGTGTTTGTTTTATGAAAAAATCGGGGAATTATTCCTCAATACAAAAGTATGTTTTTTTTATGCATAATTTGTTTTAAAAAAGAGTTAAAAGTTTAAGCATATTTATTAGTTAAATTAAAAATAAAAAAATGATTCAAAAGAGTTTCTTTAAAATTTCATTTTCTCATGAACTCTTATATCTTTGTAAGTTAGTATAAAAATAATTATATGCATAAGGATACAAAAAGAAGAGAGGCATTATTATATCATGCAAAACCGACACCTGGTAAAATACAAGTGGTGCCAACAAAAAAATATGCAACACAAAGAGATTTATCACTAGCATATTCTCCAGGAGTAGCAGAGCCATGTTTAGAAATAGAAAAAGATATTAATAATGTTTATAAATATACAGCAAAAGGAAACTTAGTTGCTGTAATATCAAATGGGACTGCTGTTTTAGGACTTGGAGATATAGGTCCAGAAGCATCTAAACCAGTAATGGAAGGAAAAGGACTTTTGTTTAAAATTTTTGCAGATATAGATGTTTTTGATATTGAAGTAGGAACAAAAGATGTTGAAGAATTTATTCAAACAGTAAAAAATATTGCACCTACATTTGGAGGGATAAATCTTGAAGATATAAAAGCTCCTGAATCTTTC
It includes:
- a CDS encoding sensor histidine kinase, with the translated sequence MPSLSTKERLKERIKELVCLYETTHIINQKNITIEEVLTNIGQNLEKALKYSDDAIVEIVFKDLKILTNVLPQKTVYIDHKTFIENNEVGFIKIHYPSPKLSIDDFLEEEYKLLEKISVETSQFLENKERKEKEEKLKQSAERNDRLSILGEITAGIAHELNTPLGNILGFAELIKKENKVKSIDKDISKIINAAIYSREIVKKLMFFSCEMPQNKEILLIKPIILQAVTLLGPNFKKANITCNVTFKDHNIKAQIDEIQLTQVLFNIIMNAIYVSPFESKIDILVNSKKENFIIEIKDQGSGIDEEIKPKIFEPFFTTKPIGEGSGLGLSVVHGIIRSHKGEIKVVNNKPKGTNFQIILPLKEK